Proteins from a genomic interval of Tautonia rosea:
- a CDS encoding Gfo/Idh/MocA family protein, with amino-acid sequence MVGIGIVGIGFMGMIHFLASRKLADAEVVAICSRDPKKRSGDWTGIQGNFGPKGTQMDLSGISAYAEFDELLADDRVQLVDLCLPNEQHADMAIKALEAGKHVLVEKPIALSTDDADRMVAAAQKAGRLLMVAHVLPYFPEFAFARDAVASGRYGRLKAAHFKRVISKPDWSSGVADLQSNGGPAIDLHIHDTHFIGLVCGVPKAVQSRGVSEDGVALHLTTQYLYEDPDLAVSAVSGALSQSGRPFTHGYELYLEGATLAFESATLGDQFHLAMPVSVILPNGQVEHPELGSGDPIDAFAQEIGAAVASVQSGVPAAELSGELARQALVLCHAEVQSARSGQPVPLS; translated from the coding sequence ATGGTCGGGATCGGGATCGTCGGCATCGGCTTCATGGGCATGATCCACTTCCTGGCATCCCGCAAACTCGCGGATGCTGAAGTGGTTGCCATCTGCAGCCGTGACCCCAAGAAACGATCGGGTGACTGGACCGGGATCCAGGGAAATTTCGGACCGAAAGGCACACAGATGGACCTTTCGGGAATCAGTGCCTACGCGGAGTTCGATGAACTCCTCGCTGACGATCGCGTTCAACTGGTCGATCTCTGCCTGCCGAACGAGCAGCATGCGGACATGGCGATCAAGGCCCTTGAGGCCGGCAAGCATGTGCTCGTCGAAAAGCCGATCGCTCTGTCAACCGACGATGCCGACCGCATGGTCGCCGCCGCTCAGAAGGCAGGCCGACTCTTGATGGTTGCTCACGTCTTGCCATACTTCCCGGAATTCGCCTTTGCCCGAGACGCAGTGGCCTCGGGACGTTACGGTCGGCTCAAGGCGGCGCACTTTAAGCGAGTCATCTCCAAGCCGGACTGGTCAAGCGGTGTGGCCGATCTTCAAAGTAACGGCGGACCCGCGATTGACCTGCACATTCACGACACTCATTTCATCGGACTCGTGTGCGGTGTACCGAAGGCCGTGCAGAGCAGAGGCGTGTCTGAGGATGGTGTGGCGCTTCATCTGACCACTCAGTACCTCTACGAAGATCCGGACCTGGCCGTCTCGGCCGTTTCCGGGGCCTTGAGCCAGTCGGGCCGCCCCTTTACTCACGGTTACGAACTTTACCTGGAAGGGGCGACCCTCGCCTTCGAGTCCGCAACCCTCGGCGATCAGTTCCATTTGGCGATGCCCGTCTCGGTGATCTTACCGAATGGTCAGGTTGAACACCCGGAACTGGGGAGTGGAGACCCGATCGACGCGTTCGCTCAGGAGATCGGTGCCGCCGTGGCGTCGGTCCAATCGGGAGTGCCCGCAGCCGAACTTTCAGGAGAACTGGCTCGACAAGCCCTTGTCCTCTGTCATGCCGAGGTGCAGAGCGCCCGGTCGGGTCAACCGGTCCCTTTGTCATGA
- a CDS encoding glycoside hydrolase family 5 protein, which translates to MICITRLVLIISVVTLTGLPSSAVQAEDPAAEQNRRLGRGINLGNALEAPREGEWGMVLEESFFEAIQQAGFDSVRIPIRWSNHAKREAPYIIDPAFFDRVDWAIDQAISRGLQTVVNVHHFEELYEHPEAERSRFLSLWTQVAERYQDLPGSVVFELLNEPHGNLDTERWNSLLVEALEVIRVSNPDRIVMLGPASWNNYRSLESLQLPEDDRRLIATFHYYDPFPFTHQGAEWVENSGRWLGTSWDGSDSEKAEVTSAFDQVVAWAKQHDRPIYLGEFGAYSRADLASRARWTAFIARQAEERGFSWAYWEFGSGFGAFDREEGRWRPELLNALIPTSRVGDCP; encoded by the coding sequence ATGATTTGCATCACTCGACTGGTCCTCATCATTTCCGTGGTCACACTTACCGGTCTTCCGTCCTCAGCGGTTCAAGCCGAGGATCCCGCTGCAGAACAGAATCGCCGCCTGGGTCGCGGCATCAATCTCGGCAATGCCCTGGAAGCCCCTCGGGAAGGGGAATGGGGAATGGTCCTGGAGGAATCATTTTTTGAAGCGATCCAGCAAGCCGGATTCGACTCGGTTCGTATTCCGATTCGCTGGTCGAATCATGCGAAGCGAGAGGCTCCCTACATCATCGATCCCGCCTTTTTCGATCGCGTGGACTGGGCCATTGACCAGGCGATCTCTCGGGGATTGCAAACGGTGGTCAACGTTCACCACTTCGAGGAACTTTATGAGCACCCGGAGGCCGAGCGATCGCGGTTCCTGAGCCTCTGGACGCAGGTGGCCGAGCGTTATCAGGATCTGCCCGGCTCGGTCGTCTTCGAACTGCTCAACGAGCCGCACGGCAACCTCGACACCGAGCGGTGGAACTCCTTGCTCGTCGAGGCTTTGGAGGTGATCCGCGTGTCGAATCCGGATCGGATCGTCATGCTTGGGCCCGCCTCCTGGAATAATTATCGGTCGCTCGAGTCGCTTCAACTCCCCGAGGACGACCGCCGTCTGATCGCCACCTTCCACTACTACGATCCGTTCCCGTTCACCCACCAGGGGGCCGAATGGGTCGAAAACTCCGGTCGGTGGCTCGGAACTTCCTGGGACGGTTCGGACTCGGAAAAAGCCGAGGTCACGTCGGCCTTCGACCAGGTCGTCGCGTGGGCAAAGCAGCACGATCGACCGATTTACCTCGGCGAATTCGGGGCCTATTCCAGGGCCGACCTCGCTTCTCGAGCCCGATGGACCGCGTTCATCGCCAGGCAGGCAGAAGAGCGGGGGTTTTCATGGGCCTACTGGGAGTTCGGCTCGGGCTTCGGCGCATTCGATCGGGAAGAAGGGCGCTGGAGACCGGAACTCCTGAACGCCCTGATTCCGACGAGCAGGGTGGGAGATTGCCCCTGA